One part of the Salvelinus sp. IW2-2015 unplaced genomic scaffold, ASM291031v2 Un_scaffold1528, whole genome shotgun sequence genome encodes these proteins:
- the mybpc2a gene encoding LOW QUALITY PROTEIN: myosin binding protein Ca (The sequence of the model RefSeq protein was modified relative to this genomic sequence to represent the inferred CDS: deleted 1 base in 1 codon; substituted 1 base at 1 genomic stop codon) → FLTLVPFSRQPFHPIDWSIDMAFYXLLYAYKLSFSIELLSDSEELPDDETVPGGQSELTGLFVERPESTTVIKGKNVTFVAKVDSSDLLRKPNMKWLKGKWLDLGSKAGKHVQFKEAYDRNSKVYTYEMSIIKVVEGDAGGYRCEVTSKDKCDSCTFEVTVSAVQEEQPANILDAFKRSGIKGAKKGGDAGEDAGDLDFSALLKKREKKARDEPKEDVDVWEILKDAKPCDYEKIAFDYGITDLRGLLKRLKKMKKVEPKKSDAFLKKLEQCYSVDKGKRTQMHVELHDPNVQVKWLKNGVEIKPSAKYVFECVGNKRTLTINKCNLSDDAAYECVVGEEKSFTEVFVKEPPVTITKLLDDVHVVVGEKVEFECEVSEEGANVKWMKDGVELTKDGKYRIKKDGKKHTLVINEAXIEDIGMYYVYTNGGESKGELEVEAKELEVLQSIADLSVKACEQAMFKCEVSDEKVVGKWFKDGVEVKPGNRIKMSHIGRIHKLTIDDVKPQDEGNYTFVPEGYALSLSAKLNFIEIKIEYVPRQDPPKIHLDTSSTGSKNTIVVVAGNKLRLDVEITGEPVPTVCWMKGDTVISEAEGRVRVETRTTLSSFVIEGAERPDEGQYSIIVTNPAGEDRAELTVKIVDVPNPPENVRCMGVGEDTATITWDPPKFDGGAPIKGYLMERKKQGSSRWTKLNFEVFESTTYEAKKMIEGVFYEMRVFAVNGIGISQPSGNSKPFMPIAPTSEPTRLTVEDVTDSTCALKWRPPERVGAGGVDGYIIEWCKEGEDNWVAANKEPVDKNTYXVKGLPTGEKLLFRVVAMNIAGRSPPCTMKQSVTIREIMEYPKIRLPRQLRTKFIRKVGEKINLVIPFQGKPRPVVNWLKDGEPLENKSVGIRTSDFDTILFIRSAERDHSGTYTLSVQIDNMQDKADIHIQIVDKPGPPINVMVTEVWGFNAALEWKPPKDTGNTDITGYTIQKAEKKTQGWFTVYEHNRRPSCTASDLVMGNEYSFRVFSENICGLSDEVAFSKNTAIIGKTDLEYNKPAFKEKDMSSSSKFTAPRGTGLLLSGYSTAISXCSVLSSPQAKIVWMKNKMIIGEDPKFLMQNNQGVLTLNIRKPGQFDGGKYSCKAINNLGEDEVECRVEVRVLKEKKEGDEERNEATE, encoded by the exons GGAAGAACGTCACSTTTGTGGCTAAAGTGGACTCATCTGACCTGCTGAGGAAGCCCAACATGAAATGGCTGAAAGGGAAGTGGCTGGACCTGGGCAGCAAGGCTGGCAAGCACGTGCAGTTTAAAGAGGCCTATGACAGGAactccaag GtctacacatatgagatgagcatcATCAAAGTAGTGGAAGGAGACGCAGGTGGCTACCGCTGTGAGGTCACCTCCAAAGACAAGTGTGACAGCTGTACATTTGAAGTCAC TGTTTCAGCCGTACAAGAGGAGCAGCCCGCCAACATCCTGGATGCCTTCAAGCGATC AGGCATTAAAGGCGCCAAAAAAGG GGGAGATGCAGGAGAGGATGCAGGTGACCTGGACTTCAGTGCCCTCCTCAAAAAAAG gGAAAAAAAGGCGAGGGACGAGCCCAAAGAGGATGTGGATGTGTGGGAGATCCTGAAGGATGCTAAGCCATGTGACTATGAGAAGATTGCCTTTGACTACGGCATCACAGACCTCAGGGGCCTGCTCAAGAGactgaagaagatgaagaaggtGGAACCCAAGAAGAGTGAcg CCTTCCTGAAGAAGCTAGAGCAATGTTACTCTGTGGACAAGGGCAAGAGGACCCAGATGCATGTTGAGCTCCATGACCCCAACGTTCAGGTCAAGTGGCTGAAGAACGGAGTGGAGATCAAACCCTCTGCCAA GTATGTGTTTGAGTGCGTGGGCAACAAACGGACACTCACCATCAACAAGTGCAACCTGTCTGACGATGCAGCCTATGAGTGTGtggtgggagaggagaagagcttCACTGAAGTCTTTGTCAAAG AGCCCCCGGTCACCATCACCAAGCTGCTGGATGATGTGCATGTAGTGGTGGGAGAGAAGGTGGAGTTTGAGTgtgaggtgtcagaggaaggagcCAACGTCAAATG gatgaaagatggagttgagcTGACCAAGGATGGGAAGTACAGGATAAAGAAGGATGGGAAGAAACACACTCTGGTCATCAATGAAGCAASCATAGAGGACATCGGAATGTACTATGTTTACACTAACGGGGGAGAATCCAAAGGAGAACTGGAAGTGGAAG CCAAGGAGCTGGAGGTTCTGCAGAGTATAGCTGACCTGTCGGTGAARGCGTGTGAACAGGCCATGTTCAAGTGTGAGGTGTCTGATGAGAAGGTGGTGGGCAAGTGGTTCAAGGACGGTGTRGAGGTCAAACCCGGCAACCGCATCAAGATGTCACACATCGGAAG GATCCACAAGCTGACGATTGATGACGTGAAGCCGCAGGACGAAGGAAACTACACCTTTGTCCCTGAAGGATACGCACTCTCCCTCTCCGCTAAACTCAACTTCAttg AAATCAAGATCGAATATGTTCCACGCCAAG ACCCTCCCAAAATCCACCTGGACACCAGTAGCACGGGCAGCAAGAACACCATTGTTGTGGTGGCTGGCAACAAGCTCCGCCTTGATGTGGAGATCACAGGAGAGCCTGTCCCCACTGTGTGCTGGATGAAAGGAGACACT GTGATATCGGAGGCGGAGGGCAGAGTGAGGGTGGAGACCAGGACCACTCTGAGCAGCTTTGTCATTGAGGGGGCGGAGAGGCCAGACGAAGGCCAGTACTCCATCATAGTGACCAACCCAGCCGGAGAGGACAGGGCTGAGCTCACCGTCAAGATTGTTG ATGTGCCTAACCCTCCAGAGAACGTCAGATGTATGGGAGTTGGCGAGGACACAGCCACCATTACATGGGATCCCCCCAAATTTGACGGGGGTGCGCCCATCAAAG GCTACCTGATGGAGAGGAAGAAGCAGGGTTCCTCCAGGTGGACCAAGCTGAACTTTGAGGTGTTTGAGTCAACCACRTACGAGGCTAAGAAGATGATTGAGGGTGTTTTTTATGAGATGAGAGTGTTTGCTGTCAACGGGATCGGGATCTCCCAGCCCAGCGGCAACTCAAAGCCCTTCATGCCCATAG cccctacCAGTGAGCCCACTCGTCTGACGGTGGAGGATGTGACAGACAGCACCTGTGCCCTGAAGTGGCGTCCTCCAGAGAGGGTTGGAGCAGGGGGCGTTGAYGGGTACATAATCGAGTGGTGCAAAGAAGGAG AGGATAACTGGGTGGCAGCCAATAAGGAGCCAGTGGACAAGAACACGTACYGTGTGAAGGGGCTGCCAACAGGAGAGAAGCTCTTGTTCAGAGTGGTGGCTATGAACATCGCTGGACGCAGCCCCCCCTGCACCATGAAACAGTCTGTCACCATCAGAGAGATCATGG AGTACCCAAAGATCCGCCTGCCTCGTCAGCTAAGAACCAAGTTCATCAGGAAAGTGGGAGAGAAGATCAACCTGGTCATCCCATTCCAG GGGAAGCCTCGCCCCGTGGTCAACTGGTTGAAAGACGGTGAGCCCCTGGAGAATAAGTCGGTGGGCATCCGCACCAGTGACTTTGACACCATCCTGTTCATCCGCTCSGCAGAAAGGGACCACTCTGGGACGTACACCCTGTCTGTCCAGATAGACAACATGCAGGACAAGGCTGACATACACATCCAGATCGTAG ACAAGCCAGGTCCTCCTATAAATGTGATGGTAACAGAGGTGTGGGGCTTCAACGCTGCTCTGGAGTGGAAGCCCCCCAAAGACACAGGCAACACTGATATTACCGGCTACACCATCCAGAAGGCTGAAAAGAAGACCCAG ggtTGGTTCACAGTGTATGAGCACAACCGCCGGCCCAGCTGCACAGCGTCTGACCTGGTCATGGGGAACGAGTACTCCTTCCGTGTGTTCAGTGAGAACATCTGTGGCTTGAGCGATGAGGTGGCCTTCAGCAAGAACACTGCCATCATAGGCAAAACCG ATCTGGAGTA CAACAAACCAGCCTTCAAAGAGAAGGACATGAGCAGCTCC TCCAAGTTTACAGCTCCCCGTGGGACAGGGTTGTTGTTGTCAGGCTACAGTACTGCCATCAGCTAGTGCT ccgtcctctcctcACCTCAGGCTAAGATAGTGTGGATGAAGAACAAGATGATCATTGGGGAGGATCCTAAGTTCTTGATGCAGAACAACCAGGGGGTGTTGACCCTGAACATCAGGAAGCCCGGCCAGTTTGACGGGGGCAAGTACTCCTGCAAGGCCATCAACAACCTGGGGGAGGACGAGGTGGAGTGCAGGGTGGAAGTCCGAG